One window of Nicotiana tomentosiformis chromosome 11, ASM39032v3, whole genome shotgun sequence genomic DNA carries:
- the LOC108945729 gene encoding uncharacterized mitochondrial protein AtMg00810-like, translating into MTQPAGFVDPKFPNHVCKLHKALYGLKEAPRAWFEKLSTALLELGFLGSKSDSPLFIRKRSDHITFILVYVNELIVTGSSSSFILDLIRKLSNAFALKDLGNLHYFLGIEVSHARDGLILCQSKYIRDLLARAKMEGAKPIATPMLAGQQLSQHGNTTFHDHSLYRSLVGALQYITITRPDVSYTVNKLCQFMHNPMESHFQAMKILLRYLKGTIHLGLLLRPSSQLHINGFSDADWAGSPDDRRSTHGYCIYLGKNMVSWSSKKQKVVARSSTKAEYRALAAATAETTWLQHLLQELGVILPQLQSYGVITSPLPTLLPIQFFMLAQNILNWIFILFEKK; encoded by the coding sequence ATGACTCAACCGGCAGGCTTTGTTGATCCAAAATTCCCTAATCATGTCTGCAAATTGCATAAAGCACTCTATGGGCTTAAGGAAGCACCTAGAGCATGGTTTGAGAAGCTTAGCACTGCCTTATTGGAACTTGGTTTTCTTGGTTCGAAGTCTGATTCTCCTCTCTTTATTCGGAAGCGCAGTGATCATATTACGTTCATCCTTGTCTATGTTAATGAATTAATTGTGACAGGCAGCTCTAGCTCATTCATTTTGGATTTGATCAGGAAGCTCTCCAATGCTTTTGCACTCAAAGACTTAGGCAATCTACATTACTTCTTGGGGATAGAAGTGAGCCATGCCCGTGATGGTTTGATCCTGTGTCAGTCCAAATATATTAGAGATCTTCTTGCTCGAGCCAAAATGGAGGGAGCCAAGCCCATTGCAACCCCTATGCTTGCTGGACAACAACTTTCTCAACATGGTAACACCACATTTCATGATCATTCTCTATATAGAAGCCTTGTGGGAGCACTTCAATACATCACTATAACTAGACCTGATGTCTCCTACACTGTAAACAAGTTGTGCCAATTCATGCACAATCCCATGGAGTCACATTTTCAAGCTATGAAAATACTACTTCGCTATCTTAAAGGGACTATTCATCTTGGCCTTCTCTTACGTCCATCCTCACAGCTTCATATTAATGGCTTTTCTGATGCAGATTGGGCTGGTAGTCCAGATGATAGACGCTCCACTCATGGTTATTGTATTTACCTGGGGAAAAATATGGTGTCGTGGAGTTCTAAGAAGCAAAAGGTTGTTGCTCGCTCAAGCACAAAAGCTGAGTATAGAGCCttagctgctgctactgctgaaACTACATGGCTCCAACATCTTCTTCAGGAACTTGGGGTCATCCTTCCTCAGCTCCAAAGTTATGGTGTGATAACATCTCCGCTACCTACCTTACTGCCAATCCAATTTTTCATGCTCGCACAAAACATATTGAACTGGAttttcattttattcgagaaaaagtAG